A window of the Palaeococcus ferrophilus DSM 13482 genome harbors these coding sequences:
- a CDS encoding ABC transporter ATP-binding protein — MERTPIIEMKEIVKVYPDGTRALKGVDLTVYKGEILGLLGENGAGKTTLMKILFGMLSPTDGKIFVNGEELHFKSPSDAIAHGIGMVHQHFTLVDVFDALHNIILGMEGHGLFSKIDVDNAKKKLQRLMDDLNFQVPLEVPVEDLPVGVQQRIEILKMLYRDVDVLILDEPTAVLTPLEVEELFRVLRQLKAEGKTIIFISHKLNEVLELTDRVTVIRKGELIGSVNTSEATPQLLAKMMVGRDVVLRIEKPPKEPGEPIFKVENLSVMGDRGEVAVKNLSFEVRAGEIFGIAGVEGNGQTELIEAISGLRKVAGGKVYLNGNDVTGKGPKDLYDRGMAHVPEDRTHMGLILDMTVTENSILGLHWHPNFQRFRGVIHWGKAREHARALIKQFDISAPGTEAPVKSLSGGNQQKLIVAREVSKEPVFIIAAQPTRGVDVASTEYIRNYLVRLRNEGKAVLLVSADLDEVIQLSDRMGIIYEGEFMGVVKPEEVTIEEIGMMMGGIRYENIRK; from the coding sequence ATGGAGAGGACGCCAATAATCGAGATGAAGGAAATAGTCAAGGTTTATCCTGACGGAACGAGAGCCCTCAAAGGTGTTGACCTTACCGTGTATAAAGGTGAGATTCTAGGTCTGCTTGGTGAGAACGGTGCAGGAAAGACCACCCTCATGAAGATACTCTTCGGTATGCTCTCCCCGACGGACGGTAAAATATTCGTTAACGGGGAGGAGCTTCATTTTAAGAGTCCTTCCGATGCCATAGCCCACGGCATCGGTATGGTTCATCAGCACTTCACGCTCGTTGATGTTTTTGACGCCCTCCACAACATAATCCTGGGCATGGAGGGCCACGGTCTCTTCTCGAAGATAGACGTTGATAATGCAAAAAAGAAGCTCCAGAGGCTTATGGACGACCTGAACTTCCAGGTGCCCCTCGAGGTTCCGGTGGAGGACCTCCCCGTGGGGGTCCAGCAGAGGATTGAGATACTTAAGATGCTCTACCGTGACGTTGACGTCCTCATCCTTGACGAGCCGACCGCCGTTTTGACCCCCCTTGAGGTGGAGGAACTCTTCAGGGTTCTGAGACAGCTGAAGGCCGAGGGGAAGACGATAATCTTCATCAGCCACAAGCTCAACGAGGTTCTGGAGCTGACCGACAGGGTCACCGTCATAAGGAAGGGGGAGCTCATCGGAAGCGTCAACACGAGCGAAGCTACCCCACAACTCCTTGCGAAGATGATGGTCGGCAGGGACGTCGTTCTGAGGATTGAGAAGCCCCCCAAGGAGCCGGGAGAGCCAATTTTCAAAGTCGAGAACCTCAGCGTTATGGGGGATAGGGGGGAGGTCGCCGTCAAGAACCTCTCCTTCGAGGTTCGCGCGGGTGAGATATTCGGTATAGCCGGTGTTGAGGGCAACGGCCAGACGGAGCTTATAGAGGCCATATCTGGCCTTCGAAAGGTTGCTGGAGGGAAGGTTTACCTCAACGGCAATGACGTAACGGGGAAGGGGCCGAAGGATCTCTACGACAGGGGAATGGCCCACGTTCCCGAGGACAGGACCCACATGGGTCTCATACTCGACATGACCGTTACGGAGAATTCCATACTCGGCCTCCACTGGCACCCGAATTTCCAGCGCTTCAGGGGAGTGATTCACTGGGGCAAGGCAAGGGAACACGCGAGGGCCCTCATAAAGCAGTTCGACATCTCCGCCCCGGGAACTGAGGCGCCGGTTAAGTCCCTCAGCGGTGGCAACCAGCAGAAGTTAATCGTGGCGAGGGAGGTTAGCAAGGAGCCGGTGTTCATAATAGCCGCCCAGCCGACAAGGGGCGTTGACGTCGCCTCAACCGAGTACATAAGGAACTACCTCGTCAGGCTGAGGAATGAGGGCAAGGCGGTTCTTCTCGTCTCGGCCGACCTGGACGAGGTCATCCAGCTGAGCGACAGAATGGGAATAATCTACGAGGGAGAGTTCATGGGCGTTGTGAAGCCCGAGGAGGTAACCATTGAAGAGATAGGAATGATGATGGGAGGTATCCGCTATGAAAACATCAGGAAGTGA
- a CDS encoding BMP family lipoprotein — translation MKKVFGLLLIGLMAFAVVASGCIGGGEKSTTQGKIAIVYDVGGRGDLSFNDMAYLGASKAAKDFNLQLVELQSNSEDDYVTNLETLASQKEYTIIIAVGFMMTDAVKQVATKYPDQKFAIIDGFDPEMPDNVMMILFKENEGSALVGALAGLIAANDGKDKVGIVLGMEIPVLYKFEAGYRFGIKWAEDYYKQKEGKDINLDVLYQYTGSFGDAAKGKAAAQAQLSQGAWVIYQVAGGTGLGVFDAVEEALKAQNKKMGPPFAIGVDSAQDWIKPGVIIASMMKRVDVGVYTAVKDAVEGNFKGGVVELGLKEGGVGVSTVDDVMAMFDSLPQDTQQQKLKDLGFNSRDELKQYLEDTRKQVPDWVWGAVDELKQKIISGEIKVPAPMDKDGIEAVRSAQTWQDMMNLAK, via the coding sequence ATGAAGAAGGTGTTTGGATTGTTGTTGATTGGCCTCATGGCCTTCGCCGTGGTGGCCAGCGGATGTATAGGCGGTGGGGAGAAGAGCACCACGCAGGGCAAGATAGCCATAGTCTACGATGTTGGTGGCAGGGGTGATCTGAGCTTCAACGATATGGCCTACCTCGGTGCCAGCAAGGCAGCTAAGGACTTTAACCTCCAGCTCGTTGAGCTCCAGAGCAACAGTGAGGACGACTACGTCACGAACCTCGAGACCCTCGCGAGCCAGAAGGAGTACACGATTATAATCGCCGTTGGATTCATGATGACCGACGCGGTTAAGCAGGTCGCCACAAAGTACCCCGACCAGAAGTTTGCAATCATAGACGGTTTTGACCCTGAGATGCCCGACAACGTCATGATGATCCTCTTTAAGGAGAACGAGGGTTCAGCCCTCGTAGGTGCTCTTGCGGGCCTCATAGCGGCCAACGACGGAAAGGACAAAGTGGGTATCGTCCTTGGAATGGAGATACCCGTTCTCTACAAGTTCGAGGCAGGCTACCGCTTCGGTATCAAGTGGGCAGAGGACTACTACAAGCAGAAGGAGGGCAAGGACATCAACCTGGACGTTCTCTACCAGTACACCGGCTCGTTCGGTGACGCCGCTAAGGGTAAGGCCGCCGCCCAGGCCCAGCTCAGCCAGGGTGCCTGGGTGATATACCAGGTCGCCGGCGGTACGGGCCTTGGTGTGTTCGATGCCGTTGAAGAGGCTCTCAAGGCCCAGAACAAGAAGATGGGACCGCCGTTTGCAATAGGTGTTGACTCGGCCCAGGACTGGATTAAGCCGGGAGTCATCATTGCCTCAATGATGAAGAGGGTTGACGTCGGTGTCTACACCGCCGTTAAGGACGCGGTTGAGGGCAACTTCAAGGGCGGCGTCGTTGAGCTCGGCCTCAAGGAGGGCGGTGTTGGCGTAAGCACCGTGGACGATGTTATGGCGATGTTTGACTCACTCCCGCAGGATACCCAGCAGCAGAAGCTTAAGGACCTTGGCTTCAACAGCAGGGACGAGCTCAAGCAGTACCTTGAGGACACAAGGAAGCAGGTTCCTGACTGGGTCTGGGGGGCCGTTGATGAGCTCAAGCAGAAGATCATCAGCGGTGAGATTAAGGTTCCGGCTCCCATGGACAAGGACGGCATAGAGGCCGTTAGGAGCGCCCAGACCTGGCAGGACATGATGAACCTCGCCAAGTGA
- a CDS encoding iron-containing alcohol dehydrogenase — protein sequence MRFFSLKTRLAFGEGSLSYLRSVAKGHERVLIFSSRSMRVHGFLNEAMNHVEDAGAGVMVVEGVPPEPSYEYVEEVLPRVKAFGPDMIVAIGGGSVIDVAKAVKVFYDSDAEFEEVAVLDRFNPPLKRIPPLRTPLVAIPSTSGAGSEVSAASVLKYGDLKYTLVSFEIAPEYAILDPRLPRGMPPKVARNSGLDVLVHAIEAYTTTATTPFSDALALRATKAVFEWLPKSLEGDPEAREEMHYAATMAGIAFLNARLGLAHAMSHKAAWMGEHGYLNAVLLPHVMEFNMRDGRTRLRYAEIARELGLSGAEELVEKVRELSETLKVEPLMERVDEGEFLRRLDEMAEKAHRDPLINFNPIEPTVNEIKELYRKAFYTH from the coding sequence ATGAGGTTCTTCAGCCTGAAAACTCGACTAGCCTTCGGGGAGGGCTCCCTCTCATACCTCCGGAGCGTGGCGAAGGGGCACGAAAGGGTTCTTATATTCTCGAGCAGGTCAATGAGGGTTCACGGCTTCCTCAACGAGGCCATGAACCACGTGGAAGATGCCGGGGCAGGGGTGATGGTGGTGGAGGGCGTTCCCCCCGAGCCAAGCTACGAGTACGTGGAGGAGGTGCTCCCGCGCGTTAAGGCCTTCGGCCCCGACATGATCGTGGCCATCGGCGGGGGGAGCGTTATAGACGTTGCCAAAGCGGTTAAAGTCTTCTACGACTCGGATGCTGAGTTCGAGGAGGTCGCGGTTCTCGACCGCTTCAATCCGCCGTTGAAGAGGATTCCACCTCTCAGGACACCCCTTGTGGCAATCCCCTCCACGAGCGGGGCCGGGAGTGAAGTATCAGCAGCGAGCGTGCTCAAGTACGGAGACCTCAAGTACACACTCGTGAGCTTTGAGATAGCGCCGGAGTACGCGATACTGGATCCGAGGCTTCCGCGCGGCATGCCCCCTAAGGTTGCGAGGAACTCGGGCTTGGATGTACTCGTGCACGCGATTGAGGCCTACACCACCACCGCAACGACGCCCTTCAGCGACGCGCTCGCGCTCAGGGCCACAAAGGCGGTCTTCGAGTGGCTTCCAAAGTCCCTTGAGGGCGACCCCGAGGCGAGGGAGGAGATGCACTACGCGGCAACCATGGCCGGCATAGCCTTCCTCAACGCCAGGCTCGGATTGGCGCATGCCATGAGCCACAAAGCGGCGTGGATGGGCGAACACGGCTATTTAAACGCGGTTCTGCTTCCTCACGTGATGGAGTTTAACATGCGCGACGGGAGGACGAGGCTGCGCTACGCGGAGATTGCCAGGGAGCTGGGGCTGAGTGGAGCGGAAGAGCTCGTTGAGAAGGTACGGGAGCTCAGCGAGACCCTCAAAGTTGAGCCGCTCATGGAGCGCGTTGACGAGGGCGAGTTCCTCAGGAGGCTCGATGAGATGGCAGAAAAAGCCCACCGCGACCCGCTCATAAACTTCAATCCCATCGAGCCGACAGTGAACGAGATAAAGGAACTCTACAGGAAGGCGTTCTACACGCACTAA
- a CDS encoding UbiD family decarboxylase, with protein MLAEIIERFGDTVVIDEPVSKRLEVTRHLLRHMDRPVLFTDVEGWKVAGNVWSTRDRIAAYLGIGIGEIIHFMADAMENPSPYRVVEDAPFLKNSTEDFSLTELPIPVYYPKDGGQYFTSAMVIAKDDNGFVNVSFHRMMVRDEKTAAIRLVPRHLYAMWKERAERGEELDVVVVVGNPIHLLLAGAVSTAYGVSELEIASRMSERAFGRPLEVVEVDGIPVPVETEFAFKARITPELVDEGPFVDITGTYDYVRKQPLMVFERMYHVDDPIFHALLPGGYEHFMLMGLPKEPQIYASVKRVVPKVHGVRLTEGSGMWLHAVVSITKQHDGDGKNAILAAFAGHPSLKHVVVVDEDINIYDDRDVEWAVATRFQADRDLVIVPNARGSSLDPSATKSLTAKWGIDATKPLDRKEEFERASV; from the coding sequence ATGCTCGCGGAGATAATCGAGAGGTTTGGGGATACCGTTGTGATTGATGAGCCCGTCAGCAAACGCCTCGAGGTGACGAGGCACCTGCTCAGGCACATGGACCGGCCCGTTCTCTTCACTGACGTTGAGGGGTGGAAGGTTGCGGGGAACGTGTGGAGCACGAGGGATAGGATAGCGGCCTACCTCGGCATAGGCATAGGGGAGATAATCCACTTCATGGCAGATGCTATGGAGAACCCCTCACCCTACAGGGTGGTGGAAGATGCGCCGTTCCTCAAGAACTCCACGGAGGACTTTTCCCTAACGGAGCTGCCCATCCCCGTGTACTACCCCAAGGATGGCGGCCAGTACTTCACCTCCGCAATGGTCATTGCGAAGGACGATAACGGCTTCGTAAATGTGTCCTTCCACAGGATGATGGTGAGGGATGAAAAAACCGCCGCCATAAGGCTCGTCCCGAGACACCTCTACGCCATGTGGAAGGAGAGGGCCGAGAGGGGGGAGGAGCTGGACGTGGTCGTTGTGGTTGGCAACCCCATCCACCTCCTCCTTGCGGGAGCGGTGAGCACCGCCTACGGAGTGAGCGAGCTTGAGATAGCGTCGAGAATGAGCGAGAGGGCCTTTGGAAGGCCGCTTGAAGTGGTTGAGGTTGACGGCATCCCCGTGCCGGTAGAGACGGAGTTCGCCTTTAAGGCTAGGATAACGCCCGAGCTGGTTGACGAGGGCCCCTTCGTTGATATAACCGGAACCTACGACTACGTGAGGAAGCAGCCGCTGATGGTCTTCGAGAGGATGTACCACGTTGATGACCCGATTTTCCACGCGCTCCTCCCCGGAGGGTATGAACATTTCATGCTCATGGGCCTCCCGAAGGAGCCGCAGATATACGCGAGCGTGAAAAGGGTTGTGCCGAAGGTTCACGGCGTCCGCCTAACGGAGGGCAGCGGCATGTGGCTCCACGCCGTTGTTAGCATCACCAAACAGCACGACGGGGATGGGAAGAACGCGATTCTCGCCGCCTTCGCCGGGCACCCCAGCTTAAAGCACGTGGTTGTCGTTGACGAGGACATCAACATCTACGACGACAGGGATGTGGAGTGGGCGGTGGCAACGCGCTTCCAGGCAGACAGGGACCTTGTGATAGTTCCCAACGCGAGGGGAAGCTCCCTCGATCCCTCCGCAACGAAGAGCCTCACCGCCAAGTGGGGGATTGACGCCACAAAACCGCTCGATAGAAAGGAGGAGTTCGAGAGGGCCAGCGTCTAA
- a CDS encoding N-glycosylase/DNA lyase, whose amino-acid sequence MTLERFIGVKYRRDEDKIARLRELLEEIGIEGARVIEERVDLQFDALKNLRENLEDDELFIKLVIANAVVSYQLSGKGEAWWWEFSRHFSENPPEGSIWKAYADFLPRSRTNRRLVAGKVKRLQRLEPFLEPLDLNALGEYYLAGMGRLRDDIAEALNSKRSAKTIVFAVKMFGYAGRIAFGEFVPYPMEIEIPDDVRINAYTKRFTNEPPVSFWAGIAEETKIPPLHIDSILWPALGGNEEVKKRLKGNCKKWELVLELVEL is encoded by the coding sequence ATGACCCTCGAACGCTTCATCGGCGTGAAGTACCGGAGGGACGAGGATAAAATCGCCCGCCTCAGGGAGCTTTTAGAGGAGATAGGCATCGAAGGGGCGAGGGTCATCGAGGAGAGGGTTGACCTGCAGTTCGATGCCCTCAAAAACCTCCGCGAGAACCTTGAGGATGACGAACTCTTCATAAAGCTCGTCATAGCGAACGCCGTTGTGAGCTACCAGCTGAGCGGAAAGGGGGAGGCTTGGTGGTGGGAGTTCTCGCGCCACTTTTCGGAGAATCCTCCGGAGGGAAGCATCTGGAAGGCTTACGCCGATTTTCTGCCCCGTTCCAGAACCAACAGGCGGCTCGTCGCGGGGAAGGTGAAGCGCCTCCAGAGGCTCGAGCCCTTCCTTGAGCCGCTCGACCTGAACGCCCTTGGGGAGTACTACCTCGCCGGAATGGGGCGCCTCAGGGATGATATTGCGGAAGCGCTCAATTCAAAGAGGAGCGCCAAAACGATAGTCTTCGCCGTCAAGATGTTCGGATACGCCGGGAGGATAGCCTTTGGGGAATTCGTGCCCTACCCGATGGAGATTGAGATACCCGACGACGTGAGGATAAACGCCTACACGAAGCGCTTCACGAACGAACCCCCCGTGAGCTTCTGGGCGGGAATAGCGGAGGAGACCAAAATCCCCCCGCTCCATATTGACTCGATACTCTGGCCCGCCCTCGGGGGAAACGAGGAGGTAAAAAAGAGGCTCAAAGGGAACTGCAAAAAGTGGGAGCTGGTCCTTGAGCTGGTTGAGCTTTAG
- a CDS encoding HEPN domain-containing protein: MGDRPADLTLKIAGEHLNAALDELHAGRLNFAVFHIQQAIEKSLKALLLSRNTDIRTHKLGQLFALARIDLSDEDMLNLGEIEREYTRSRYYTPGFNPLTDYKKEDVLRWYATAERIYSLVVKMI, from the coding sequence ATGGGAGATCGCCCAGCTGATTTGACGCTGAAAATAGCGGGGGAGCACCTCAACGCCGCCCTGGACGAGCTGCATGCTGGAAGATTGAATTTTGCCGTCTTCCACATACAGCAGGCCATTGAGAAAAGCCTCAAGGCGCTTCTACTCTCAAGGAACACAGATATTAGAACCCACAAGCTTGGTCAGCTCTTCGCCCTTGCCCGGATTGACCTCTCGGACGAGGACATGCTGAACCTTGGCGAAATAGAGAGGGAGTACACCCGGAGCAGGTACTACACCCCGGGCTTTAACCCCCTGACGGATTATAAAAAAGAGGACGTCCTTAGGTGGTACGCAACAGCAGAGCGCATTTATTCCCTGGTGGTGAAAATGATATGA
- a CDS encoding nucleotidyltransferase domain-containing protein, which yields MGALERALELIEKFFGDNAEIVLLFGSRARGSGSPSSDYDILVILNSKKDKPIFWKKLFRLEVTLGVSYDVVLVSKDEITADNPLIWGILTGYKVLKGQEKWEKILNSLRKEIKAKKPVLIEEGRKWEIAQLI from the coding sequence ATGGGGGCCTTGGAAAGGGCTTTGGAGCTAATTGAAAAATTTTTTGGAGATAATGCGGAGATTGTGCTCCTTTTCGGTTCACGGGCCCGGGGCTCGGGTTCCCCCTCCTCGGACTACGATATCCTGGTCATCCTGAACTCAAAAAAGGACAAACCTATCTTTTGGAAGAAGCTTTTCAGGCTGGAGGTAACCCTTGGTGTGTCCTACGATGTGGTTTTGGTGTCAAAAGATGAGATAACGGCCGATAATCCACTGATCTGGGGTATTTTAACGGGGTACAAGGTTCTCAAGGGACAGGAAAAGTGGGAGAAAATTCTTAATTCACTCCGGAAAGAGATCAAGGCTAAAAAGCCCGTTTTGATCGAGGAGGGAAGGAAATGGGAGATCGCCCAGCTGATTTGA
- a CDS encoding beta-ribofuranosylaminobenzene 5'-phosphate synthase family protein — translation MIIETPRRLHLGLIDPSGSLGRRFGSLGVALEDGYRIKLFPHDSLVVKAEGEDVETIKSVIKRMNERFGTGFNYLVEVERAIPRHVGLGSTTQLSLGLALGIARLNGVNTNVEELASLLGRGKNSGTGIYAFKFGGFVLDGGVRGGIPPLIFREEFPEDWAFILVTPEVEPGFDEEEEKPVMEGTLGNIEAAREISHRILLGLLPALRERDIEAFGGHLSEIQRLVGRHFESTQGGEFREDVKLVVDFLREKTHGAGQSSWGPTVYGLIDRELYPAISAKLNDFLREHGIRARVELGRVRNRGAEVISENAYLERLIRSVGER, via the coding sequence ATGATAATCGAGACACCAAGAAGGCTTCACCTGGGCCTTATAGACCCTTCCGGTTCCCTCGGAAGGCGCTTTGGCTCCCTCGGCGTTGCCCTTGAGGACGGCTACAGGATAAAGCTCTTTCCTCATGATTCGCTCGTGGTTAAGGCGGAAGGCGAGGACGTTGAGACCATAAAGAGCGTGATCAAGAGGATGAACGAGCGCTTTGGAACGGGGTTCAACTATTTGGTTGAGGTCGAGAGGGCCATACCGCGTCACGTGGGGCTCGGTTCCACCACCCAGCTCTCCCTCGGCCTGGCACTCGGCATAGCAAGGCTCAATGGGGTAAACACGAACGTTGAAGAGCTGGCTTCCCTCCTCGGGAGGGGCAAAAACTCGGGAACCGGGATATACGCGTTCAAATTCGGCGGTTTTGTGCTCGACGGCGGCGTCAGGGGTGGAATCCCCCCGCTCATCTTTAGGGAGGAGTTTCCGGAGGATTGGGCGTTCATACTCGTCACGCCCGAGGTGGAGCCGGGGTTTGACGAGGAGGAGGAAAAGCCCGTCATGGAGGGGACACTCGGGAACATCGAGGCCGCGAGGGAGATAAGCCACAGAATCCTCCTTGGACTCCTTCCAGCGCTCAGGGAGAGGGACATAGAGGCCTTTGGGGGACACCTCTCCGAAATCCAGAGGCTCGTTGGGAGGCACTTTGAGAGCACCCAGGGGGGCGAGTTCAGGGAGGACGTGAAGCTTGTAGTGGACTTCCTCCGCGAAAAGACCCATGGCGCAGGGCAGAGTTCATGGGGGCCTACGGTTTACGGGCTCATTGATAGGGAGCTCTATCCGGCGATCTCGGCAAAGCTCAACGACTTCCTCAGGGAGCACGGGATAAGGGCGAGGGTGGAGCTTGGAAGGGTTAGGAACAGGGGTGCGGAAGTGATAAGTGAGAACGCATACCTCGAAAGGTTGATAAGGTCCGTCGGGGAAAGATGA
- a CDS encoding cupin domain-containing protein produces MIEKVVLERAAEKIEEPWSPVEVAKVNDYVVRMALFEGEYHWHRHANEDELFYVHRGRIVIQLKGFPDIHLEEGELAVVPRGVEHCPKALEPSYVLMFERGTLKSRGD; encoded by the coding sequence GTGATTGAGAAGGTCGTTCTTGAAAGGGCCGCGGAGAAGATAGAAGAACCCTGGTCTCCCGTGGAGGTGGCGAAGGTAAACGATTACGTGGTCAGGATGGCGCTCTTTGAGGGTGAGTACCACTGGCACAGGCATGCCAACGAGGACGAGCTCTTCTACGTGCACAGGGGCAGGATAGTCATCCAGCTGAAGGGATTCCCCGATATACACCTCGAAGAGGGCGAGCTCGCGGTCGTTCCAAGGGGAGTTGAGCACTGCCCGAAGGCGCTTGAGCCATCCTACGTGCTCATGTTCGAGAGGGGCACGCTCAAGAGCAGAGGGGACTGA
- a CDS encoding acyl-CoA mutase large subunit family protein produces the protein MTFDPEKIKKIREAEKEWEEKTVKPFIAKRPERKEKFMTDDGFEVKRVYTPADLEEWDYLDKLGFPGQYPFTRGVYATMYRGRFWTMRQYAGFGTAEESNRRYKYLLEQGQTGLSVAFDLPTQIGYDSDHPMSEGEVGKVGVAIDSLWDMRILFDGIPLDKVSTSMTINATAANLLAMYILVAEEQGVKPEQLRGTVQNDLLKEYIARGTYIFPPKQSMRLATDVIMYCAENVPKWNPISISGYHIREAGANAVQEVAFTLADGIEYVNAVIERGMDVDKFAPRLSFFFNAHNNFLEEIAKFRAARRLWAYIMKEKFNAKNPRSMLLRFHTQTAGSTLTAQQPENNIVRVAIQALAAVLGGTQSLHTNSYDEALSLPTEKSVRIALRTQQIIAYESGVVDTIDPLGGSYYIEWLTDHIYDEALKYIEKIEKMGGMMKAIERGYIQKEIAESAYKYQREVEEKKRIIVGVNEFIVDEPLDVEILKVDPSIRDRQIERLKKLRSERDGKKVEEALDRLRKAAETEDENLVPYIIEAHRHLATLGEVTDVLREVWGEYRAPLIF, from the coding sequence ATGACCTTTGACCCCGAGAAGATAAAGAAGATTAGGGAAGCCGAGAAGGAATGGGAGGAAAAGACCGTTAAGCCCTTCATCGCCAAGAGGCCCGAGAGAAAGGAGAAGTTCATGACGGATGACGGCTTCGAGGTCAAGCGCGTTTACACCCCTGCCGACCTCGAAGAGTGGGACTACCTTGATAAGCTCGGTTTTCCGGGCCAGTATCCATTCACGAGGGGCGTTTACGCGACCATGTACCGCGGCAGGTTCTGGACGATGAGGCAGTACGCCGGTTTCGGAACCGCCGAGGAGAGCAACAGGCGCTACAAGTACCTCCTTGAGCAGGGCCAGACGGGTTTGAGTGTGGCATTTGATCTGCCGACCCAGATAGGCTACGACAGCGACCACCCGATGAGCGAGGGAGAGGTCGGTAAGGTCGGCGTTGCCATTGATTCCCTCTGGGATATGAGGATACTCTTCGATGGAATCCCGCTCGACAAGGTTTCCACATCAATGACCATCAACGCCACGGCCGCCAACCTATTGGCGATGTACATCCTCGTTGCGGAGGAGCAGGGCGTTAAGCCCGAACAGCTCCGTGGAACCGTCCAGAACGACCTCCTCAAGGAGTACATAGCGAGGGGGACCTACATCTTCCCGCCCAAGCAGAGTATGCGCCTCGCCACGGACGTCATAATGTACTGCGCCGAGAACGTCCCCAAGTGGAACCCGATTTCGATAAGCGGCTACCACATCAGGGAAGCTGGAGCGAACGCCGTCCAGGAGGTGGCTTTCACACTCGCCGACGGTATAGAGTACGTTAACGCCGTCATAGAGAGGGGTATGGACGTTGACAAGTTCGCTCCAAGATTGAGCTTCTTCTTCAACGCCCACAACAACTTCCTCGAGGAGATAGCCAAGTTCAGAGCGGCCAGAAGGCTCTGGGCCTACATAATGAAGGAGAAGTTCAACGCCAAGAACCCGCGCTCAATGCTCCTGCGCTTCCACACCCAGACCGCTGGCTCAACCCTTACCGCCCAACAGCCCGAGAACAACATAGTTAGGGTTGCTATCCAGGCCCTCGCTGCTGTCCTCGGCGGAACGCAGAGCCTTCACACCAACTCCTACGACGAGGCCCTCTCACTCCCGACCGAGAAGAGCGTTAGGATCGCCCTCAGGACGCAGCAGATAATCGCCTACGAGAGCGGCGTCGTCGACACCATAGACCCGCTCGGAGGAAGCTACTACATCGAGTGGCTCACCGACCACATCTACGATGAGGCCCTCAAGTACATCGAGAAGATAGAGAAGATGGGCGGCATGATGAAGGCCATCGAGCGCGGCTACATCCAGAAGGAGATAGCGGAGTCAGCCTACAAGTACCAGAGGGAAGTCGAGGAGAAGAAGCGCATCATCGTCGGCGTGAATGAGTTTATAGTTGACGAGCCGCTGGATGTGGAGATACTCAAGGTTGATCCGAGCATCAGGGACAGGCAGATTGAGCGCCTTAAGAAGCTCAGGAGCGAGCGTGATGGTAAGAAGGTCGAGGAGGCCCTCGACAGGCTCAGGAAGGCCGCCGAAACTGAGGATGAAAACCTCGTGCCCTACATCATCGAGGCCCACAGGCACCTCGCGACGCTCGGAGAGGTCACCGACGTCCTCCGCGAGGTCTGGGGCGAGTACAGGGCCCCGCTGATATTCTGA